A DNA window from Rhinolophus sinicus isolate RSC01 linkage group LG10, ASM3656204v1, whole genome shotgun sequence contains the following coding sequences:
- the LOC109439498 gene encoding olfactory receptor 2V1: MWMWLNQSSIDGFILLGIFSHSPADSVLFSVVMVVFTVALCGNVLLIFLICIDPRLHTPMYFFLSQLSLMDLMLVCNIVPKMAVNFLSGRKSISFVGCGLQIGFFVSLVGSEGLLLGLMAYDRYVAISHPLHYPILMSKRVCLQIAASSWAFGILDGMIQMVAAMSLCYCGSRNVDHFFCEVPALLKLACADTSLFDTLLFACCVFMLLLPFSIIMASYARILGAVLHMHSAQASKKALATCSSHLTAVSLFYGAAMFIYLRPSRYRAPSHDKVVSIFYTVLTPMLNPLIYSLRNQEVMGALRKVLDHFRIGI; this comes from the coding sequence ATGTGGATGTGGTTGAACCAATCATCTATAGATGGCTTCATCCTCTTGGGCATCTTTTCCCACAGCCCAGCTGACTCTGTCCTCTTCtctgtggtgatggtggtgttcACAGTGGCCCTCTGTGGGAAtgtcctcctcatcttcctcatctGCATAGATCCCCGACTTCATAcacccatgtacttcttcctcagTCAGCTCTCCCTCATGGACCTCATGTTGGTCTGTAACATTGTGCCAAAGATGGCAGTCAACTTCCTGTCTGGCAGGAAGTCCATCTCCTTTGTGGGTTGTGGCCTACAAATTGGTTTTTTTGTGTCGCTTGTGGGATCTGAGGGGCTTTTGCTGGGACTTATGGCTTATGACCGCTATGTGGCCATTAGCCACCCACTTCACTATCCCATCCTCATGAGTAAGAGAGTATGTCTCCAGATTGCTGCTAGTTCCTGGGCCTTTGGGATATTAGATGGGATGATCCAGATGGTAGCAGCCATGAGTTTATGTTACTGTGGCTCAAGGAATGTGGACCACTTCTTCTGTGAGGTGCCAGCTTTATTGAAACTGGCCTGTGCAGACACATCTCTTTTTGACACCCTGCTCTTTGCTTGCTGTGTCTTCATGctgctccttcccttctccatcaTCATGGCCTCCTATGCTCGAATCCTGGGGGCTGTGCTCCATATGCACTCTGCTCAGGCCAGTAAAAAGGCTCTGGCCACCTGTTCCTCCCACCTGACAGCTGTCTCCCTCTTCTATGGGGCAGCCATGTTCATCTACCTGAGGCCTAGCCGCTACCGGGCTCCAAGTCATGACAAGGTGGTCTCCATCTTCTACACAGTCCTTACCCCTATGCTCAACCCCCTCATTTATAGCTTGAGGAACCAGGAGGTGATGGGGGCCCTGAGGAAGGTGCTGGACCATTTCAGGATTGGCATCTAG